From Sphingobacterium bambusae:
GTATTTGAGCGCGTTTGGATGCATTTACGGTCATGTTATCAAATGTAAAGTTGGAGAGCTTATATTGATCAGACTTGTCAACGTCGAATAGGATATCGCAATCCAAGGTGATATTCTTCAAGGTAATATGTCGTGCATACGACAACTTGATGTCTTTCTCGCCTTTCAGATCAAAAAACTGCGTCCAAGGCTTAACAAACAGCAGGCTGTTGGCGTTGCCGGTTATATTTTCAATCAAGATATGCGCATACTCCTGCGGGGTGTCCGGCCGCATTTTTAGCTGCAATAATTTCTTGGCTTTGTCCAAGGTGTTATTTCGGAAGATAACATTATAGCTGTGGATGGATTCACTGCCGCAGGTCAACGCACTATGACAAAAGCCGAATGCGCAATCTTCGATGATGATATTGGAATTTGCACCGTTATTGGGATCTTTATCCGCACGCGGCCCTTTGCCTCCTTTAAGTGCTATGGCATCGTCGTTTACCGAAAGGTAACAATTTTTGATCAATACATTCTTGCAGACATCAAGATCTATGGCATCCGAGCTAGGCGCTTTCACCGGCTTTTCCGGCGCGGTAATCCGTAAGTTCAACAGCTTCAGATTCTCTACCTTATAATAGTGCGAGGTCCAAAATGGTGAATTTTTCATATGTATACCCGATATCTGCACGTTTTTGCTATTGGAAACATACAGTACTCGCGGCCGCATTTCATCCATATTGGTGCAGTTTGGATTAAATGCTCGGCGTAGCCAAAAAGCCTTCCAATAGCGTAGCCCATTCCCATCCAAGGTTCCTTTTCCGGACACGGTAAATCCGTCCACCTTATCGGCATTGACCAAGGCCGAAAAATATTTTAGCGTTTGTCCTTCCATCCGTGTTAGTTGTAGCGCAAAATCAGCAATATCATCACTACCCTTTAACACCGCACCTTCTTCGAGGTGCAAATGTGTCTTCGCCTTAAAAAATAGAGATCCACTAAGGAAAGTACCGCGCGGGATAACCACAACGCCACCACCAGCTTGATAGGCCTTATCAATCACGGCTTGGATTTTCTCGGTTTGCAGGATGGTACTATCTTGCACAATGTCAAAATCGGTGATCCGGTAAGACTTTCCTAAAGCCTGCAGCGTGGTGGTCTCCGCATTTTTGAACCAAGGCGAGACCACAGTTCCGTCTGGAAATAGATCCTGAGCTTTGACGTGTCCGTAAAAACAGATACATAGCAACATTGAAGTTAATATAGCGATTTTACTTTTTTTCATTATTCCTTTAATTGATGGTGTACAAGACAACATGTTGGTTTATTCTAGCCCTTAGGTTAGCACAAGAGCTAAATGGATGTTACATGCTTGCTAAGCTATCAAGTAAGTCAATTAAAGGCAACCTGTAGTGTCCTGTAGTCACTAGCACATTCTAGTTTTTGGGCATCTATCCGCTTCGCCAAGCGATTTTAATGCGTTTGTAAAAACTTCGTGATGAGCTCTGATAGGTTCTTGTTTTGCTTTTGTTAAGATCGACTACATTCCTACCTGCACCATCCTGTATCGGGAGATTCGCGGAGGGCCACTTTAATCCTTATTTTAGCTTCTGTTCGAAGCTATCGCTTCGAGCGATTGAAGCACCGTATAAACCATTTACCATGTCATACATCAGAATATTTGTCATTATCTTATGCATGAGCTCACTC
This genomic window contains:
- a CDS encoding rhamnogalacturonidase produces the protein MKKSKIAILTSMLLCICFYGHVKAQDLFPDGTVVSPWFKNAETTTLQALGKSYRITDFDIVQDSTILQTEKIQAVIDKAYQAGGGVVVIPRGTFLSGSLFFKAKTHLHLEEGAVLKGSDDIADFALQLTRMEGQTLKYFSALVNADKVDGFTVSGKGTLDGNGLRYWKAFWLRRAFNPNCTNMDEMRPRVLYVSNSKNVQISGIHMKNSPFWTSHYYKVENLKLLNLRITAPEKPVKAPSSDAIDLDVCKNVLIKNCYLSVNDDAIALKGGKGPRADKDPNNGANSNIIIEDCAFGFCHSALTCGSESIHSYNVIFRNNTLDKAKKLLQLKMRPDTPQEYAHILIENITGNANSLLFVKPWTQFFDLKGEKDIKLSYARHITLKNITLDCDILFDVDKSDQYKLSNFTFDNMTVNASKRAQIQQEYIADFQLNKVQVNGKAVVKK